A genomic stretch from Oleomonas cavernae includes:
- a CDS encoding DUF1302 domain-containing protein, with translation MHSRAVTASALAAVGLLTTTVASAAEYQVGNVDISFSTVLSAGILIRAEDPSLEFIAPGNRPGGYASTNAYDDPSLNFDKGDVVSSGVKALSELKLSYENFGAVISGKAWYDYELSEGDRPHGNMVNGYRAGAPLSDDGLSDLAQFKGVELLEAYVRGSFDLGDHALEARVGRQVVSWGESTFIGGGINSINPIDVSAFRRPGAELKEGLLPVGLAYVNFGITGDLSLEAFYEFEWAPTEIDACGTYFSTVDAVAHGCNGFTLGAALADTAAIAGGRVAKRAEDLDANDGGQYGAALRYYSAGLDTEFGAYFVNYHSRTPYISVFNTTAANGGVPFIPGDPLGGNFRYVIEYPEDIQLYGLSFASVLAGVSVAGEVSYRPDMPVQLNANDLLAAFASGGAAVDTPISPDVRIGSGALYHGYDEADQYRATVSGFKVLPPMLGAVGITVLGEVGAEMLDGLPADKRYGRTAVYGVGARNGVCRETTAKKCDDDGYVTTFSWGYRGRAIFDYPDVVAGINAKPFLSWSHDVNGTASDGTYIEGRMALGLGLDLDYQGYSVGGSYVRFIGGEYNYGKDRDFFSLNATARF, from the coding sequence ATTCATTCGCGTGCCGTCACGGCGTCCGCACTGGCTGCCGTGGGCCTGCTCACCACCACTGTCGCCAGCGCCGCGGAATACCAGGTGGGCAATGTCGATATTTCATTCTCCACCGTCCTCAGCGCAGGCATCCTGATCCGCGCGGAAGACCCCAGCCTCGAGTTCATCGCGCCCGGCAACCGGCCCGGCGGCTATGCCTCGACCAATGCCTATGACGATCCGTCGCTGAACTTCGACAAGGGCGATGTCGTCTCGAGCGGTGTCAAGGCGCTGTCCGAGCTGAAACTTTCCTACGAGAATTTCGGCGCCGTGATCAGCGGCAAGGCCTGGTACGACTATGAACTGTCGGAAGGCGATCGGCCCCACGGCAACATGGTCAACGGCTACCGGGCCGGCGCGCCCCTGTCCGACGACGGCCTGTCCGATCTTGCCCAGTTCAAGGGCGTCGAACTGCTCGAAGCCTATGTCCGCGGCTCCTTCGACCTGGGCGACCATGCGCTGGAGGCCCGCGTCGGCCGCCAGGTGGTGAGCTGGGGCGAGAGCACCTTCATCGGCGGCGGCATCAACTCGATCAACCCGATCGACGTCAGCGCCTTCCGCCGCCCCGGGGCCGAGCTCAAGGAGGGGCTGCTCCCGGTCGGCCTCGCCTATGTCAATTTCGGCATCACCGGCGATCTCAGCCTGGAGGCCTTCTACGAGTTCGAATGGGCGCCGACCGAGATCGATGCCTGCGGCACCTACTTCTCGACCGTCGACGCGGTGGCCCACGGCTGCAACGGCTTCACCCTGGGCGCGGCACTGGCCGATACCGCCGCGATCGCCGGCGGCCGCGTCGCCAAGCGCGCGGAGGACCTCGATGCCAACGACGGCGGCCAGTATGGCGCCGCCCTGCGTTACTACTCCGCCGGTCTCGACACCGAGTTCGGCGCCTATTTCGTCAACTACCACAGCCGCACGCCCTATATCAGCGTCTTCAACACCACGGCGGCGAACGGCGGCGTGCCCTTCATCCCGGGCGACCCGCTGGGCGGCAATTTCAGGTACGTGATCGAATACCCGGAGGATATTCAGCTCTACGGCCTCAGCTTCGCCTCGGTCCTGGCCGGGGTCTCGGTGGCCGGCGAGGTGAGCTATCGCCCCGACATGCCGGTCCAGCTCAACGCCAACGACCTGCTCGCCGCCTTCGCTTCGGGTGGTGCCGCCGTCGATACGCCGATTTCGCCCGACGTCAGGATAGGCTCGGGCGCGCTCTACCACGGCTATGACGAGGCCGATCAGTACCGCGCCACCGTGTCGGGCTTCAAGGTCCTGCCGCCCATGCTGGGCGCTGTCGGTATCACTGTCCTGGGTGAAGTGGGCGCCGAAATGCTGGACGGCCTGCCTGCCGACAAGCGTTACGGTCGCACGGCGGTCTATGGCGTGGGCGCCCGCAACGGCGTCTGCCGCGAAACCACGGCGAAGAAGTGCGACGACGACGGTTATGTCACCACCTTCTCCTGGGGTTATCGTGGCCGCGCCATCTTCGACTATCCCGACGTCGTCGCCGGCATCAATGCCAAGCCGTTCCTGAGCTGGTCGCACGACGTCAACGGCACGGCCTCGGACGGCACCTATATCGAGGGCCGCATGGCCCTGGGGCTGGGCCTCGATCTTGACTATCAGGGTTACAGCGTCGGCGGCTCCTATGTCCGCTTCATCGGCGGCGAATACAACTACGGCAAAGATCGCGACTTCTTCTCGTTGAACGCGACGGCTCGGTTTTGA
- a CDS encoding SDR family NAD(P)-dependent oxidoreductase, with product MGQAITSTVEKFGRLDVLVNNAGIGSFGRVDMLSTEEWRRVMAVDLDAVFFACRAALPHLAQVRGAIVSTASISGTAADYGFAAYNAAKAAVINLTRAIAIDHAGEGVRANSISPGYVVTPLTAPLQADDRIGEAYRQLIPLGRPSMPEEQAAAILFLASDDASYITGANLIVDGGLTAATGQPNFVRIFAGAN from the coding sequence GTGGGCCAGGCGATCACCTCGACGGTCGAGAAATTCGGCCGGCTCGACGTGCTGGTCAACAACGCCGGCATCGGCTCGTTCGGCCGGGTCGACATGCTCTCGACCGAGGAATGGCGCCGGGTGATGGCGGTCGATCTCGATGCCGTGTTCTTCGCCTGCCGTGCCGCCCTGCCGCACCTGGCGCAGGTGCGCGGCGCCATCGTCAGCACCGCGTCGATTTCGGGGACCGCGGCCGACTACGGCTTTGCCGCCTACAACGCCGCCAAGGCGGCGGTGATCAACCTGACGCGCGCCATCGCCATCGACCATGCGGGCGAGGGCGTGCGCGCCAACAGCATCTCGCCCGGCTATGTCGTCACGCCGCTGACCGCGCCCTTGCAGGCCGACGACCGCATCGGCGAGGCTTACCGCCAGCTCATCCCGCTGGGCCGGCCCTCGATGCCGGAGGAGCAGGCGGCGGCGATCCTGTTCCTGGCCTCCGACGATGCGAGCTACATCACCGGTGCCAACCTGATCGTCGACGGCGGCCTGACCGCGGCCACCGGCCAGCCCAATTTCGTGCGCATCTTCGCCGGGGCCAACTAG
- a CDS encoding acyl-CoA dehydrogenase family protein, protein MDLALSAKDEAFRDEVRGFLDARLNDRLREAARLSTSVYTDRETMREWHTILHAQGWIAPAWPVEYGGCGWSVIQRYIFAIELARANAPGLSPMGLGMCGPVLIGHGSAEQKAFYLPRILSGEDFWCQGYSEPGAGSDLAALQMSAVDDGDHFICFGSKIWTTHGQYANRIFCLVRTDRSGPPQRGITFILIDMDTPGIEVSPLIMLTGEHVQNQIFFTDVRVPRANVVGRIGDGWTVAKYLLEFERGGNAYAPSLHVRLDKIRAMARAEQAGDGTALIDDSNFARKLAEAAVEIMALEYTEHRVMSALSQGGTPGMQASLMKTRGTEMSQRLTELAIEAAAYYTAPFQPHAINPAGPVPGHAPPGGNAAPIGPDHSLTVMAKYLNDRAGSIYAGSNDIQRNIMAKVMGL, encoded by the coding sequence ATGGACCTTGCCCTGAGTGCCAAGGACGAGGCCTTCCGTGACGAGGTGCGGGGCTTCCTCGATGCCAGGCTGAACGATCGCCTGCGCGAGGCGGCGCGGCTGTCGACCAGCGTCTATACCGATCGCGAGACCATGCGCGAATGGCACACCATCCTCCACGCCCAAGGCTGGATCGCGCCGGCCTGGCCAGTCGAATACGGCGGCTGCGGCTGGTCGGTGATCCAGCGCTATATCTTCGCGATCGAATTGGCGCGGGCCAATGCGCCGGGCCTGTCGCCCATGGGGCTTGGCATGTGCGGGCCGGTGCTGATCGGCCACGGCAGCGCGGAACAGAAGGCGTTCTATCTGCCGCGCATCCTCTCAGGCGAAGATTTCTGGTGCCAGGGCTATTCCGAGCCGGGTGCCGGCTCCGATCTTGCCGCCCTGCAGATGAGTGCCGTCGACGACGGCGACCACTTCATCTGCTTCGGCTCGAAGATCTGGACCACTCACGGCCAGTATGCCAACCGCATCTTCTGCCTGGTGCGCACCGACAGGAGCGGCCCGCCCCAGCGCGGCATCACCTTCATCCTGATCGACATGGACACGCCGGGCATCGAGGTCAGCCCGCTGATCATGCTCACCGGCGAACATGTCCAGAACCAGATCTTCTTCACCGATGTCCGTGTCCCCAGGGCCAATGTGGTGGGCCGCATCGGCGACGGCTGGACGGTCGCCAAATACCTGCTGGAATTCGAGCGCGGCGGCAATGCCTATGCCCCCTCGCTCCATGTCCGCCTCGACAAGATCCGCGCCATGGCCCGGGCGGAACAGGCGGGCGACGGCACCGCGCTGATCGATGACAGCAACTTCGCCCGGAAACTCGCCGAGGCCGCGGTGGAGATCATGGCGCTCGAATATACCGAGCATCGGGTGATGTCGGCTCTCTCCCAAGGCGGCACCCCGGGCATGCAGGCCTCGCTCATGAAGACCCGCGGCACCGAGATGAGCCAGCGCCTGACCGAACTGGCGATCGAGGCTGCGGCCTATTACACGGCGCCGTTCCAGCCCCATGCGATCAACCCGGCCGGCCCGGTCCCGGGCCACGCGCCGCCGGGCGGCAATGCCGCGCCCATCGGCCCCGACCATTCCCTGACCGTGATGGCCAAATACCTCAACGACCGGGCCGGCTCGATCTATGCCGGGTCGAACGATATCCAACGCAACATCATGGCCAAGGTGATGGGCCTGTAG
- a CDS encoding FecR family protein gives MAILRAAWAASGLLAGLLIGLMPIGAGDVARADTAAAGLVLNLRGSAEATRETVQRPLSPEDSVFTGDAVATGAKSRIEIRLGRDTTIAIGENGRVKIDDFLAEAGGEISLEAGALMLDKDPESVARPIKVNSDFGQIAVRGTNFFAGPSRGSFGVLLLRGHVVVTAAGTSVELKAGEGTDIAYPGAPPSPPKVWAPERVEEALAQLR, from the coding sequence ATGGCAATCCTTCGTGCCGCCTGGGCGGCATCAGGGCTCCTGGCCGGTCTGCTGATCGGCCTGATGCCGATCGGTGCCGGCGACGTTGCCCGCGCTGATACGGCCGCCGCCGGCCTGGTGCTCAACCTTCGCGGGAGTGCCGAGGCGACCAGGGAAACCGTCCAGCGGCCGCTGTCGCCGGAAGATTCCGTCTTCACCGGCGATGCGGTGGCCACGGGCGCCAAGTCCCGGATCGAAATCCGCCTGGGCCGCGATACCACCATCGCCATCGGCGAGAACGGCCGGGTCAAGATCGACGATTTCCTGGCCGAAGCGGGCGGGGAAATTTCGCTCGAGGCCGGGGCCCTGATGCTCGACAAGGATCCCGAAAGCGTTGCCCGGCCGATCAAGGTCAACAGCGACTTCGGCCAGATCGCGGTGCGCGGCACCAATTTCTTCGCCGGCCCCAGCCGGGGAAGCTTCGGCGTGCTGCTGCTCCGCGGCCACGTCGTGGTCACGGCTGCCGGCACCAGCGTGGAACTGAAGGCCGGCGAGGGCACCGACATCGCCTATCCCGGCGCCCCGCCGTCGCCGCCCAAGGTCTGGGCGCCCGAGCGGGTCGAGGAGGCCCTGGCCCAACTTCGGTGA
- a CDS encoding Crp/Fnr family transcriptional regulator, which translates to MAEADLVEALLASTEAFGALEPEDLAICAKAFREVHFDSGRMLFAVGDPGSMAYLLAEGLVRLALTTASGRELSFRVAGPGELIGEIAAFDSGPRTADATAISPVRAYGISAADFDHLFETRPRLARSVIHLLCRRLRATTDQLEGIALHKIEVRLARFLLGLLGQRTAPPGRRLSLELGYSQSELARLVGSSRSKLNMALGVLEDAGAIKRTSDRLFCDPAMLAQFADSADD; encoded by the coding sequence ATGGCTGAAGCAGATCTCGTCGAAGCCTTGCTTGCCTCGACCGAGGCCTTCGGCGCCCTCGAGCCCGAGGATCTGGCGATCTGCGCCAAGGCGTTCCGGGAGGTCCATTTCGACAGCGGGCGCATGCTGTTTGCCGTCGGCGATCCCGGCTCCATGGCCTATCTCCTGGCCGAGGGGCTGGTGCGCCTTGCCCTGACCACCGCTTCCGGTCGCGAGTTGAGCTTCCGGGTCGCCGGTCCCGGCGAGTTGATCGGCGAGATCGCGGCCTTCGACAGCGGCCCGCGGACCGCCGATGCCACCGCCATTTCGCCGGTTCGGGCCTACGGCATTTCCGCCGCCGATTTCGACCATCTATTCGAGACCCGCCCCCGGCTGGCCCGCTCGGTGATACACCTGCTGTGCCGCCGCCTGCGGGCGACCACCGATCAACTGGAGGGGATCGCGCTCCACAAGATCGAGGTGCGCCTGGCGCGCTTTCTCCTGGGCCTGCTCGGCCAGCGGACCGCCCCGCCAGGGCGGCGCCTGTCGCTCGAACTCGGCTACTCGCAAAGCGAGCTGGCACGCCTCGTCGGCAGCAGCCGGTCCAAGCTGAACATGGCGCTGGGCGTGCTCGAGGATGCCGGTGCCATCAAACGCACCAGCGATCGCCTGTTCTGCGATCCCGCCATGCTCGCCCAATTCGCAGACTCGGCCGATGATTAG
- a CDS encoding adenylate/guanylate cyclase domain-containing protein gives MIRLLRGRIAAAALGAMACFVVYVAFTLLLPDVRQNLEERATDLTLGLAMELVATPAPGSTPVVVIDIDAASTGAIGAWPWRRSLLADLVDKAAAAGAVAIAIDILFADPDQRSPAALARRLGQMVEDPSLAALADRLDDDDRRFAQALGGRPTVLGFALTPTAAKTVRGAPVLVRGRAGLDGMWRFAGADAPTEVLAAAATGSGCLALPGDSDGIVRRLPLFVGVGDEIRPGLALEAVRVGVGASLYKLDGGQGRFATGSITGALAADAMLRLPPLAATPPIKAIPARDVLAANGPVAALAGAIVFIGGSAPELGGLRATAGASLTPSVMIHAAAARQILQGFVPRTSALLQRYAYIVAGLAGLVGVAIPLLLPPLAGAGVMLAAIAAFAVFVVNAAAGGVLIEPALALVLAATGYVVTAILAFAFQHRRERHIRRRFEQHLSPHVVAMIARDPSLLKLKGQRREVTAMFTDIANFTGLTHGTDPETLVAMLDAYFGGMSEIVVAHGGMVDKFVGDAIHALFNAPLEQPGHAQAAVRCALALHAWSEAFRRREVPAALGFGHTRIGVETGEVIVGDVGTGSKLDYTAYGDTVNAAARLEAANKELGTMICVGPGTAARCPAGLLRPGKTIQLRGFDVPIQVFEPVTQGTGGSQVP, from the coding sequence ATGATTAGGCTGCTGCGCGGGAGAATCGCGGCTGCCGCCCTAGGCGCCATGGCCTGCTTCGTCGTCTATGTCGCCTTCACCCTGTTGTTGCCGGACGTCCGGCAAAACCTGGAGGAGCGGGCGACGGATCTCACGCTGGGCCTGGCGATGGAACTTGTGGCGACACCGGCGCCAGGGTCCACCCCGGTGGTGGTGATCGATATCGACGCGGCGAGTACCGGTGCCATCGGCGCTTGGCCCTGGCGGCGTTCGCTGCTGGCCGATCTCGTCGACAAGGCCGCTGCCGCCGGTGCCGTCGCGATCGCGATCGACATTCTGTTCGCCGACCCGGACCAGCGCTCGCCGGCGGCCCTGGCGCGCCGGCTGGGCCAGATGGTCGAGGACCCGTCGCTCGCCGCTTTGGCGGATCGCCTCGACGACGACGACAGGCGCTTCGCCCAGGCCCTGGGAGGCAGGCCGACGGTGCTGGGCTTTGCCCTGACGCCGACGGCGGCCAAGACGGTGCGCGGCGCCCCCGTCCTGGTGCGCGGCCGCGCAGGCCTTGACGGGATGTGGCGCTTTGCGGGGGCCGATGCACCGACCGAGGTGCTGGCGGCGGCCGCCACTGGCAGCGGTTGCCTGGCCCTGCCGGGCGACAGCGACGGGATCGTCCGCCGGTTACCCCTGTTCGTCGGCGTCGGCGACGAAATCCGCCCTGGACTCGCGCTCGAAGCCGTGCGCGTGGGGGTGGGCGCTTCGCTCTACAAACTCGACGGCGGGCAGGGTCGGTTTGCCACCGGCAGCATCACCGGCGCCCTGGCCGCCGATGCGATGCTCAGGCTGCCGCCATTGGCTGCGACCCCGCCGATAAAGGCGATCCCGGCCCGTGACGTGCTGGCGGCGAACGGGCCTGTGGCGGCACTTGCCGGCGCGATCGTCTTCATCGGGGGCTCGGCGCCGGAACTGGGGGGCCTGCGGGCGACAGCGGGCGCGTCGCTGACCCCGTCGGTCATGATCCATGCCGCCGCCGCACGGCAGATCCTGCAGGGCTTCGTCCCGCGGACATCGGCGCTGCTCCAGCGCTACGCCTATATCGTCGCGGGTCTGGCCGGACTGGTCGGCGTGGCCATCCCTTTGCTGCTGCCGCCGCTCGCCGGTGCGGGCGTCATGCTGGCGGCGATCGCGGCTTTCGCGGTGTTCGTGGTCAATGCCGCCGCCGGCGGCGTTCTGATCGAGCCCGCTTTGGCCCTGGTGCTGGCCGCAACCGGCTATGTGGTCACGGCGATCCTGGCCTTCGCCTTCCAGCACCGGCGCGAGCGGCACATTCGCCGGCGCTTCGAGCAGCATCTCTCGCCCCACGTCGTCGCGATGATCGCCCGTGATCCTTCCCTGCTGAAACTCAAAGGTCAGCGCCGCGAGGTGACGGCCATGTTCACCGATATCGCCAACTTCACCGGCCTGACCCATGGCACCGATCCGGAGACGCTGGTGGCCATGCTCGACGCCTATTTCGGCGGCATGTCCGAGATCGTCGTGGCCCATGGCGGCATGGTCGACAAGTTCGTCGGCGACGCCATCCATGCCCTGTTCAATGCCCCGCTGGAGCAGCCCGGGCACGCGCAAGCCGCCGTGCGCTGCGCCCTGGCGCTCCACGCCTGGAGCGAGGCGTTCCGCCGCCGGGAGGTGCCGGCGGCCCTGGGCTTCGGCCATACGCGGATCGGCGTCGAGACCGGCGAGGTGATCGTCGGCGATGTCGGCACGGGCTCGAAGCTCGACTATACCGCCTATGGCGACACGGTGAATGCCGCCGCAAGGCTCGAGGCAGCGAACAAGGAACTGGGCACGATGATCTGCGTCGGGCCCGGCACGGCCGCCCGGTGCCCGGCCGGGCTGCTGCGCCCGGGCAAGACCATCCAGTTGCGCGGCTTCGACGTGCCGATACAGGTTTTCGAGCCTGTTACCCAGGGGACAGGCGGCTCACAGGTGCCATGA